The Vanessa tameamea isolate UH-Manoa-2023 chromosome 2, ilVanTame1 primary haplotype, whole genome shotgun sequence genome has a segment encoding these proteins:
- the LOC113398189 gene encoding carboxypeptidase N subunit 2-like, which yields MARTTVYLIYLLALPFSYGYNGDSFELECPDECDCHYFRINWVTDCSESNLTSIPYDELSLSVYILDLNGNNITSLQRFPNDIKMRRLQIANNRLTRVDRDAFKGLDYLIDIDLSGNNISYVDPEAFLDSHGLLNVELQDNPLNMIEGPFLMSSTLQYLDISNCNLSIINSQFFDNITSLTTLDLSNNPLISLEGDVFNVLTSLETLKINDCKLNIITGNLFSSLINLKNLEMAGNDLSNINWPEVLGTLTRLEYLNLRKSGLTSLSEDTFSNCTNLVTLILAENELRDLDVAVTLGNSVNHLEVLDLSNCKIKGPISGDAFANATRMKSLYLSGNPLFAPDLQEALAPLPKLEKLFLSNCGLSNLPDNFNVFENLLELDISHNPLVNVFTRLLAPLEKIEYLNMGYSNLSYIGPETFAHMTSLKKLVLSGNDLLSLEAGLFGNLTQLTALELEFCGLKRPINANAFFKNLTYTDLREIKLGGNPLVIPPTGPLFPKQLSQVTVLDLSNCNITSLNPDAFKNTENLTELNLASNQIKAEDESLLFLETLRHLEKINLSNNNLTTIDPQLFVNNPKLHSINLIGNPFICDCKIAEMWDWANMIKGDLDVLIGAKSAEKDIVVKGNKKKKYLYCHYNEAQLRNMTIITNKTVPGRRPFVKPREWTYANRTWAKYVRESGCEPVVKILRPVALIADFFDESHGRNISTPALILAVMALALGLGTVIMTLRLFQKRQVSEMDTENNRKQR from the exons ATGGCGCGTACGACGGTTTACCTCATCTACCTGTTAGCCTTACCATTCAGTTATGGATACAACGGCGACAGCTTCGAGCTGGAATGCCCTGACGAATGCGATTGCCACTACTTTAGGATCAATTGGGTTACCGACTGTTCCGAGAGCAACTTGACTAGTATACCTTACGATGAGCTGAGCTTGAGCGTATACATCTTAGATCTAAACGGCAACAACATAACCAGTCTCCAGCGTTTTCCAAACGACATAAAGATGAGGAGATTGCAAATAGCTAACAATAGATTGACGAGAGTCGATAGAGACGCGTTCAAAGGGCTCGACTATTTGATAGACATTGACCTTTCTGGTAACAATATCAGCTACGTGGATCCAGAGGCattttt GGATTCACATGGACTACTCAACGTGGAACTTCAAGACAACCCCCTAAATATGATTGAAGGACCATTCCTGATGTCTAGCACACTCCAATATTTGGATATAAGTAATTGCAATCTATCGATTATAAACTCCCAATTCTTCGACAATATCACATCTCTGACCACACTCGACCTGTCTAATAATCCCCTTATATCATTAGAAGGTGATGTCTTCAATGTTTTAACCAGTCTTGAAACATTAAAGATAAATGACTGTAAGCTCAATATTATTACTGGAAATCTATTCTCTTCCTTGATCAATTTGAAGAATTTAGAGATGGCAGGAAACGACCTGTCAAATATCAACTGGCCAGAAGTGTTAGGCACATTAACGAGGCTCGAATATCTTAATTTGAGAAAATCTGGCTTAACTTCCCTTTCTGAGGACACATTTTCAAATTGTACCAACCTCGTTACCCTTATTTTAGCTGAGAATGAATTACGAGACTTAGATGTCGCAGTAACATTGGGCAATAGTGTTAATCATTTAGAAGTACTAGATTTATCAAACTGTAAAATTAAAGGACCAATATCAGGTGACGCATTTGCCAATGCAACTAGAATGAAAAGTCTTTACTTATCTGGTAACCCACTCTTTGCACCGGATTTACAAGAAGCTTTAGCACCCCTGCCAAAACTGGAAAAACTTTTCTTAAGTAACTGCGGCCTTAGCAATTTACCAgataatttcaatgtttttgaaAATCTTCTCGAACTGGATATCTCGCATAATCCTCTTGTGAATGTATTTACGAGACTTTTGGCTCCTTTAGAAAAAATTGAATATCTTAATATGGGCTATAGTAATTTATCTTACATAGGACCAGAAACTTTTGCACATATGACGTCATTAAAGAAATTAGTGCTTTCTGGTAATGACCTCCTATCTTTAGAAGCCGGTCTGTTCGGAAATTTGACACAGTTAACAGCGTTAGAATTAGAATTTTGCGGCTTGAAACGCCCTATAAACGCAAATGCTTTCTTCAAGAACTTAACGTATACTgatttaagagaaataaaacTTGGTGGTAATCCACTTGTAATACCACCCACCGGACCGTTGTTCCCGAAACAGCTGTCACAGGTCACTGTCTTAGATTTAAGCAACTGCAACATCACATCTCTTAACCCAGATGCTTTTAAGAATACTGAGAATTTAACCGAACTCAATTTAGCCAGCAATCAAATAAAGGCAGAGGATGAAAGCTTATTGTTTTTGGAGACACTACGacatttggaaaaaataaatttgagcaacaataatttaacaactaTTGATCCGCAATTATTCGTGAACAATCCTAAGCTTCACTCAATAAACCTCATCGGTAACCCATTCATTTGTGATTGTAAGATTGCTGAAATGTGGGATTGGGCGAATATGATAAAGGGCGATTTAGACGTTCTTATAGGAGCCAAGAGCGCCGAAAAGGACATTGTTGTTAAAGGAAacaagaaaaagaaatatttatactgtCACTACAATGAAGCGCAACTCAGGAATATgactattattactaataagaCTGTACCGGGACGACGTCCATTTGTAAAGCCCAGAGAATGGACGTATGCTAATAGAACTTGGGCTAAATATGTAAGAGAATCGGGATGTGAACCAGTGGTCAAAATACTGAGACCAGTGGCGCTAATAGCTGATTTCTTTGACGAATCTCATGGAAGGAATATTTCTACCCCTGCCTTAATATTAGCTGTTATGGCCTTAGCTCTTGGTTTGGGTACTGTTATAATGACCTTGCGTTTATTTCAAAAGAGGCAAGTGTCGGAAATGGACACAGAAAATAATAGGAAGCAGAGATAG